A single genomic interval of Gemmatimonadota bacterium harbors:
- a CDS encoding HlyD family efflux transporter periplasmic adaptor subunit yields the protein MPVTQGENRSHDEEDIMEKSTQHGGKPKGLVEMFTAEEPKEQHGTMDRRIERKRFTPRRMALGGLAVLILAFAAYELSAIDSSALNVDAGKLTTAPITYGPFLEYIVEQGAVMPLTTIYLDAVEGGRVEEVYVEQGAHVEEGTPILRLSNANLQLNVMQREAELFREANQLRQTRVTMEQRRLEMRSQLVELDYNLQQAEREHARQAALLEADLASRQEYEEASDNLEYLTRKRAVTVETLRQDSLFQAVQIQQLEESIDRLQLNLDMVKENEENLTLRAPIKGLLSSLAAEVGESKARGERLGQIDVEGSFKVRTAIDEHYIARIGIGQAGSFDFAGGTYELVIRRVYPEVIDGQFEADMEFPGGMPDGLRRGQTLQIRVALGELADALQVPRGGFYQKTGGRWIYVLDPTGEVAVRRQIRLGRQNSQYFEVLEGLEEGEQVITSMYDNFGDMERLVMN from the coding sequence ATGCCGGTAACACAAGGCGAAAATCGCAGTCATGATGAGGAGGACATTATGGAAAAGTCAACGCAGCACGGTGGGAAACCGAAGGGGCTGGTGGAGATGTTCACGGCGGAGGAGCCCAAGGAACAGCACGGCACGATGGATCGCAGGATCGAGAGGAAGCGATTTACGCCGCGCAGGATGGCACTCGGCGGCTTGGCCGTGCTGATCCTCGCATTCGCGGCGTACGAGCTTTCGGCCATCGACTCATCCGCATTGAATGTCGACGCGGGCAAGCTGACCACGGCCCCGATCACCTACGGTCCCTTTCTGGAGTACATCGTCGAGCAGGGCGCGGTGATGCCGCTTACGACGATCTACCTGGACGCGGTCGAAGGCGGTCGCGTGGAAGAGGTCTACGTGGAGCAGGGTGCGCATGTCGAGGAAGGCACGCCGATTCTGCGGCTATCCAACGCAAACCTGCAGCTCAACGTCATGCAGCGGGAAGCCGAGCTTTTCCGCGAAGCGAACCAGCTCAGGCAGACGCGGGTTACGATGGAACAACGGCGACTGGAGATGCGGTCACAACTGGTGGAGCTGGACTACAATCTCCAGCAGGCGGAGCGGGAACACGCGCGGCAGGCCGCGTTGCTGGAAGCGGATCTGGCCTCACGGCAGGAGTACGAAGAGGCCAGTGACAATCTCGAATATCTAACGCGCAAGCGGGCCGTCACAGTGGAGACGCTTCGCCAGGATTCGCTCTTCCAGGCGGTGCAGATCCAGCAACTAGAGGAATCCATCGACCGGCTGCAACTGAACCTGGACATGGTGAAGGAGAATGAGGAGAACCTGACGCTACGCGCGCCTATCAAGGGGCTGCTCTCCTCCCTCGCGGCCGAGGTCGGGGAATCGAAAGCCCGCGGCGAAAGGCTCGGCCAGATCGATGTGGAGGGCAGTTTCAAGGTGCGTACCGCGATCGATGAGCACTACATCGCCCGCATCGGAATCGGCCAGGCGGGGTCCTTCGATTTCGCCGGGGGGACCTACGAACTAGTGATCCGACGGGTGTATCCCGAGGTGATCGACGGCCAGTTCGAGGCGGACATGGAGTTTCCCGGAGGGATGCCGGACGGCCTGCGCCGCGGGCAGACGCTCCAGATTCGCGTAGCCCTGGGGGAACTGGCCGACGCCCTGCAGGTGCCCCGGGGCGGGTTCTACCAGAAGACGGGCGGACGCTGGATCTACGTGCTGGATCCCACGGGCGAGGTCGCCGTGCGGCGGCAGATCCGGCTCGGCCGGCAGAACAGCCAGTACTTCGAAGTGCTGGAAGGGCTCGAAGAGGGCGAGCAGGTCATCACCTCCATGTATGACAACTTCGGCGACATGGAACGGCTGGTAATGAACTAG